ATCACCAGGTGCTGCCGTTCCTGCCGAGGAGCGCGGCGCACCTCCGCATGCGCGGTGAAGAAACCAAACAGGGCGCCCGCCCCGCCGTCCGCGGGCGAGGCGTCGTGAATTTCCTGAAGGGGCCCAGCGTAACTGATTGCAAACCCGGACAGGCCCTGCGCCCGCCAGAACGCGCGCTCGTACCGCACCACGGCTTTCATCGCGTGTCCCATCCAGGTCGGGGTGGCGCTCAGCACCTGGGTGAGCGCCGGGGGCAACTCGGGCATGAACGTGATCGTCTGTTCCGCGAGGCGAGGAGGCAACGCGACAATCACGGCCTGAGCTGGAAAGACCAGCGCGTCCCCAGCCGGCCCGGCAGCCACGACTAACACCGAGTCTCCTTGTACGTGCACACCGGTCACCTGCACACCGAATTTCACGCTGCCGGCGGGCAGCGCGTCGGCCAGGCGGGTGCTCAGTTCCTCTGCACCTTGTTCGAAGCGCAGGGCACCCGCCATGGGGGAGCGCACGGCGTGACGTTCGGTGCCCTGTGGCCCCAGGTCCAGCATCGCGTCTCCCTCTACGTACTGCTCGAAACGGGCGACGCCGAGGGTCTGGGCGAGGTGCCGGATGCGCGTCTGATGCGGCCACGACCAGGTGGCGCCCAGGTCCACGCTGGGCCCCTGATCGTCCGAGCGGGTCAGGGTTCGGCCGCCCACCCGGTCGCGGGCTTCCAGCACCACGACGCGGATACCTGACTGCGCGAGGGTGTACGCGGCGGTGAGCCCCGCAAGACCAGCCCCCACGATGATGACGTCCGCCGATTGATGAGGCGTGACGTCGGTCATGTGGAGGAAGGGTTTTGGTCCGGCCGCGTGTCTGGCGCGTTATTCGGTGGCCGAGGATGGATGCAGCCTTCAGGAACGGAAACCATGACTTCTCCTGCGGGGTGTTCAACGCAACGTTGACGGGGCTGTCTGGCGGGAACACGATGACGAGCGAACTGAGAGGCAACAGCAGCGTGACAATCTGGTTGGGGCGTTTCGTGGTCATGACTCTACCGGCGTTGCGGCAGGCTGGTCTGCACGAACTCGAAATGCAGGCAATGGATGCGTAGAGTCAGGCCCAGAGTGACTGCCTGAGGACGGTTCAATACTTGTGCTTAGAAGCCAAAGCACGAGTATTCACCGTCTTCCGCCTTGCAATGGCACGAAGATCCCCCTTCCCCGTGCTCATCTCTCCTACAACTCCAGCGGCCCCAGCACCACAGCTAGACGGTCGAAGACAGGCAGCCAAGCTACTGGCCCAGGCGCCCCACACTCAGCCACTCTTTGATGGTCTTCATCGGGAAATCTTCATTCACCGATGAACAGGGCACTCCCGGCCGATTGTTTCCGCTGCGGGACCACGCCGGCGCAGTGATCCTCATGGCCGTCGCGATCAGCAGGGAGGTGGCGGTGTGGGATAGGGACTCGCCGCACGGATGGTCAGTCATGCGCGAGCCAACGGTGCAGGTCGCCGGTAATCTCCACGGTGATCTGCGGCGTGTGAGGATCACACCACGTGTAGGCGTGCAAGGAGTACGCGCGGCCGTCATCCAGGGTGCCGCTCTCGGTGCAGCGCTGATCCGAAAGTTGGGGCTCGCCTGCGTGCAGTGGCAACGGCAGGCCGAGGCCGTCAAACACCGCCTGGCGCCAGCCGGCCCACGCGTGTGCCATCAGGCGCCGGGATGTTGACAGGTACGAGCGGAGGGGCGTGTCCTCCACATCATCCAGTCGACCACGGAGAACGTTGAACGCAAACTCGTTTCTTGTCGCCAGTGGCTCACTGAGCACCACCAGGCTGTACGGGCTGTCCAACGTTGGCCTCAGGTGAGAGAGGACGTAGCGGTACGCGAGCCAATCGGAAAAATCAGTGAGGATGATGTCGCTGTCGTGATTTTGACGCCGCAGGACGATCAGGCCGCTTCCGCCGTGATGGCCAAGCAGGTCACCCTCATGGGTATGAAACGCCCGGTAGCCGCAGCGGCCGCACAGCAGCTCCGTATGGGTGGCGTGTGTAGTCACCGAGGCTGCCTCGTCGTCGCAGGTGTCATGAGACCAGCCGGGCGTGTCGACTAGACGGGGTGTAACAGCTGGGGGACGTGCGCCGGCGCGAGCGAGTTCCTGGCGAATCAGGGTGAGGTTAGCGGTGAGGAAGTGCAGGGTCATATCGTGCATCCATCTAACACCGGGTTCGCGCCGGGCCAGATCGTTTCTTCGTTATGAGGGATTCCGGTATCCCAGTTCATGAACCTCGCTGAACCTGATAGCGGACTGGTGTAGCAGTTTGGAAACGGTCGCTTTCAATCTGCAACAGGACGGCTCCGTTGAAGCTGTCCTCCACGAGTCTCAAGCACGCTACTTGGGCAGCGTAAACGCGAAGGTCGCGCCCTCACCGGGCACCGCATCCGCCCAGACCTGCCCACCATGACGCTCCACGATGCGCCGAACATTTGCCAGGCCCACACCTGTTCCCTCGAACTCGTCTGCGCGGTGCAGCCGCTGAAACACGCCGAACAGGCGCTCCGCATACCGCGGGTCGAACCCAGCACCGTTGTCTGCAACGAACACCGCCCACGCCTGCGGGCGCTCTTCCGCCCATACGCGAATGACTGCGCGGTCCCGGCGACTGGTGTACTTCACCGCATTGGAGAGCAGATTCATCAGCATCAGTTCCAGTGTGCCGCTGTCACCTTGCACCACTGGTAAGTGCCCAATTTCCCAGATCACCTGTCGGTCGGTGTTCTCCAGGTCAAGGTCCTGCCGGACTCGGTTGACCAGCATCTGGAGATCAACGGGGCCAAGTTGAAGCGGTTGCATGGACGTCCTCGAGAGGGTCAGCAGGGCGTCGATCATGGTGTTCATGCGGGTCGCCGCGTTCTGGGCAGTAGAGACGTACCCCGCGGCCTTGTCGTTCGCTCCGGTGCTCAGGGCACGCCGGGC
This portion of the Deinococcus malanensis genome encodes:
- a CDS encoding flavin monoamine oxidase family protein; protein product: MTDVTPHQSADVIIVGAGLAGLTAAYTLAQSGIRVVVLEARDRVGGRTLTRSDDQGPSVDLGATWSWPHQTRIRHLAQTLGVARFEQYVEGDAMLDLGPQGTERHAVRSPMAGALRFEQGAEELSTRLADALPAGSVKFGVQVTGVHVQGDSVLVVAAGPAGDALVFPAQAVIVALPPRLAEQTITFMPELPPALTQVLSATPTWMGHAMKAVVRYERAFWRAQGLSGFAISYAGPLQEIHDASPADGGAGALFGFFTAHAEVRRAPRQERQHLV